A stretch of Schaalia odontolytica DNA encodes these proteins:
- a CDS encoding solute carrier family 23 protein, with product MASSPSSAPHPVDQVPPFGKLTILGIQHVLAFYAGAVVVPLVIASGLGLDNHTLVHLINADLLTCGIATIIQSAGIGRFIGVKLPLIQGVTFTAVSPLIAIGAAATPVGANPTTGLATMYGSIIAVGLLVFLVAPFFAKLLRFFPPIVTGTLLTVMGTTLLSVSAGDIVAWADRATDDAAKAAATYEALGFAFGTIAIIVIIQRLFKGFMGTLSVLLALLIMTAVAFAMGKTDFSGVGEASWLGITTPFYFGIPKFSATALLAMIIVMAVTAVETTGDVFATGEVVGKRIAPRDIANALRADGLSTLLGGVLNSFPYTCFAQNVGLVRLTRVKSRWVVTAAGVFMIVLGLLPKAAAIVAAIPQPVIGGASLAMFANVAVVGIQTLAKVDLRDNRNAVIVSTSIGLALLVTLKPGIVSVMPSWLQIIFGSGVTIGSLTAIILNLLFFHIGRPASPDVAVVDGKKINLDDINAMDRDQFVATFSSMFSAHTWPVERAWESRPFASVSELRSSFEDAVLSATPEEAEELIASYTDVVSLVLDGAGDEQASSDTSSLSVGEVSSEEAEELRALAAAYREKFGRPLVICVDNVVDRKHLLSSGWRRVEHSPAREARFALGEVIDIADLRFDQLVADANPMRAAWDAGFERL from the coding sequence ATGGCATCAAGCCCCTCGTCCGCTCCCCACCCCGTCGATCAAGTCCCTCCCTTTGGGAAACTCACCATTCTGGGCATTCAGCACGTCCTCGCGTTCTACGCGGGCGCCGTGGTCGTCCCGCTCGTCATTGCTTCCGGCCTCGGGCTCGACAACCACACGCTGGTCCACCTCATTAACGCAGACCTGCTCACCTGTGGCATCGCCACCATCATCCAGTCGGCCGGCATTGGCCGCTTCATCGGCGTGAAGCTCCCCCTCATCCAGGGCGTCACGTTCACCGCCGTCTCACCCCTCATCGCAATCGGCGCGGCTGCAACGCCCGTCGGCGCCAACCCGACGACCGGCCTGGCCACCATGTACGGCTCCATCATCGCCGTCGGCCTTCTCGTCTTCCTGGTCGCTCCTTTCTTCGCCAAGCTCCTGCGTTTCTTCCCGCCGATTGTCACGGGCACGCTCTTGACCGTCATGGGCACGACGCTCCTGTCCGTCTCCGCCGGAGACATCGTCGCCTGGGCCGATCGGGCCACCGATGATGCAGCGAAGGCAGCCGCAACATACGAGGCACTCGGCTTCGCTTTTGGAACGATCGCGATCATCGTCATCATCCAGCGCCTCTTCAAGGGCTTCATGGGCACCCTGTCCGTCCTGCTCGCCTTGCTCATCATGACAGCCGTTGCCTTTGCGATGGGCAAGACCGATTTCTCGGGCGTGGGAGAAGCCAGCTGGTTGGGCATCACCACGCCCTTCTACTTCGGCATCCCGAAGTTCTCCGCCACCGCGCTCCTCGCCATGATCATCGTCATGGCCGTGACCGCCGTGGAGACCACGGGCGACGTCTTCGCCACCGGCGAGGTCGTGGGCAAGCGCATCGCCCCGCGCGACATCGCCAACGCCCTGCGCGCCGACGGCCTGTCCACGCTGCTGGGCGGCGTCCTCAACTCCTTCCCCTACACCTGCTTCGCGCAGAACGTCGGCCTCGTGCGCCTCACCCGCGTGAAGTCCCGCTGGGTCGTCACCGCCGCGGGCGTCTTCATGATCGTCCTGGGCCTGCTGCCCAAGGCAGCGGCGATCGTCGCAGCCATCCCGCAGCCTGTCATCGGCGGCGCCTCGCTGGCGATGTTCGCCAACGTCGCCGTCGTCGGCATCCAGACCCTGGCGAAGGTTGACCTGCGCGACAACCGCAACGCCGTCATCGTCTCCACGTCGATCGGCCTGGCCCTCCTCGTGACTCTCAAGCCCGGCATTGTCTCGGTCATGCCCTCCTGGCTGCAGATCATCTTCGGCTCCGGCGTGACCATCGGCTCGCTGACGGCCATCATCCTGAACCTCTTGTTCTTCCACATCGGACGCCCGGCCTCGCCGGACGTGGCCGTGGTGGACGGCAAGAAGATCAACCTGGACGACATCAACGCGATGGATCGCGACCAGTTCGTCGCAACTTTCTCGTCGATGTTCTCCGCTCACACGTGGCCGGTCGAGCGCGCGTGGGAGTCCCGTCCCTTCGCCTCCGTGTCCGAGCTGCGTTCCTCCTTCGAGGACGCCGTCCTGTCGGCTACCCCCGAGGAGGCCGAGGAGCTCATCGCGTCCTACACGGACGTCGTCTCCCTGGTCCTCGACGGCGCGGGTGATGAGCAGGCCAGCTCGGACACCTCGTCCCTGTCCGTGGGCGAGGTGTCCTCCGAAGAAGCCGAGGAACTGCGCGCCCTGGCCGCCGCCTACCGCGAGAAGTTCGGCCGTCCGCTGGTCATCTGCGTGGATAACGTGGTGGACCGCAAGCACCTGCTGTCCTCGGGCTGGCGCCGCGTCGAGCACTCCCCCGCCCGCGAGGCTCGCTTCGCGCTCGGCGAGGTCATCGACATCGCCGACCTGCGTTTCGATCAGCTGGTCGCCGACGCGAACCCCATGCGCGCCGCGTGGGACGCTGGTTTTGAGCGCCTCTGA
- a CDS encoding L-ribulose-5-phosphate 4-epimerase, producing the protein MDHRNPDTWTPEFAREIERVREYVATLHAELPRWGLVVWTAGNVSQRVRGEAQDGSQDLLVIKPSGVSYDDLSPEAMVVCDLDGNLVLGEGAPSSDTAAHAYVYRHMSEVGGVVHTHSTYATAWAARGEEIPCVLTMMGDEFGGLVPVGPFALIGDDSIGRGIVDTLRESRSPAVLMRNHGPFTIGRDARAAVKAAVMVEEVAKTVHVARAGGPLVPIEQHHIDSLYDRYQNVYGQH; encoded by the coding sequence ATGGATCACCGCAACCCCGACACATGGACCCCCGAGTTCGCGCGCGAGATCGAGCGCGTTCGTGAATACGTCGCCACCCTGCATGCCGAGCTACCCCGCTGGGGCCTCGTCGTCTGGACGGCAGGGAACGTCTCCCAGCGAGTGCGCGGCGAGGCCCAGGACGGCAGTCAGGACCTCCTCGTCATCAAGCCCTCGGGTGTGTCCTACGATGACCTGAGTCCCGAGGCGATGGTCGTGTGTGACCTCGACGGAAACCTCGTGCTGGGGGAGGGGGCGCCCTCCTCGGACACCGCCGCGCACGCCTACGTCTACCGTCACATGAGCGAGGTGGGCGGCGTCGTGCACACGCACTCCACCTACGCCACCGCCTGGGCGGCGCGCGGCGAGGAGATTCCCTGCGTCCTGACCATGATGGGCGACGAGTTCGGCGGCCTCGTCCCCGTCGGTCCTTTCGCCCTCATTGGCGACGACTCGATCGGGCGCGGCATCGTTGACACCCTGCGCGAATCGCGCTCGCCGGCTGTCCTCATGCGCAACCACGGCCCCTTCACGATCGGGCGCGACGCGCGCGCCGCCGTCAAGGCCGCCGTCATGGTCGAGGAGGTCGCCAAGACCGTGCATGTCGCCCGGGCGGGCGGACCTCTCGTTCCCATCGAGCAGCACCACATTGATTCCCTCTACGACCGCTACCAAAACGTCTACGGACAGCACTGA
- a CDS encoding S8 family serine peptidase, with translation MSHHSTPALALAAALALTGVSVPALAASPQPGGVLPANPTHASSKDAQSGTRVEDALLSIRQAEAGGVTLPEASSAQEAADDTPTTIIVQLEDGTAGGSTQATRDDVKARITSAVEGVVPGAQVTTVREYTNAFVGFAIEAPGSALSVIQKVEGVKTAFIEGVHKPMETGAEGSGAPVLKNASSLAMTRANEVALKGDRQVIEVIDSGLQTDHDAFAGSMDGVNVRMSQADVQAFAGKLPHGGAGTYVNSKIPFAYDYADNDADVVPHSEKDLSHGTHVTAIAAANADVLQGTAPHAQIVVAKVASDADGSMPDSALLAALDDALVIKPDVINLSLGDDSGMSSDAGSVFAGVYEKLAAAGITVNAAGGNAFSNAYGNNSGQNKPFATDPDTGTLGEPASYKSTLAVASVDNQEALSYVSLGDRKIAYRTALDGQGAAVRGLRDVPEKTYRIVDAGAGGTGQLEQYAGTDLSGVIVLEDKGGTDSRDGSAMTEELKARNLTALSPAPAALMVADTDEAGTPYQAIIGSTTSMPTVTITKRDGEAIREALASANGADVTVTVTHSGIVLASNNPTASEFSAWGVAPDLTLKPEIAAPGGDIMSAYLGNEYQRLSGTSMASPQVAGISALVRQRLANDPAFSGMSAEQKNAVVTNLLMGTAHPLVDVELGDGTYYSPRRVGAGAVDALAATTATVYPTVVGAADPSRPKADLGDGTKGWTFQVQLTNLSDAAHTYTLGGQALSEMVEEGLFLEHSQNWAGAGISLTFSGDGVAEAGDAQQITVPAMSNATVTVTVTPESEFAAFASENAPKGTFIDGAVTFTSKDGTPSLTVPYLGFYGSWGAPNVFDGKWSDNETTPVHVYRSALVNSHSSIPLGALNPLSDKQDSNLVTTINTQRLITSRAKWAGAPDKIAPMTGMLRSVPSMTLTYRNSAGESVRSYTINRVRKSLYDLETGWTKPGEFAGEEPFFDGYDQSGNELADGAYTLTIEAATDGPSSRKHQMSYEFTLDTQAPVISNLAVSGEGDARTVSFDVTDASPVAGIDFHEDADGTWYYRKLVEDDGEILADGTHRYHFDVPVSELKAAWAQQGRTDEAPVTPYLFAWDWGVNPAKQEVRLQGDPTPAPTPDPAPAPEPSPDPTPAPAPQGGQWVSDSLGWWYRYADGTYPVSQTLQIGNSIYRFDSRGYMRTGWVSEAGSWFYHDASGAQASGWVKDGSSWYYLDPATGRMVTGWLLDGPTWYYLTPGSGAMATGWVKDGSSWYFMHSSGALTTGWLKDGGFWYYLSTDSGAMYTGGHWIGWKWYYFAENGQWNG, from the coding sequence ATGTCCCATCACTCCACCCCGGCACTCGCGCTCGCCGCAGCCCTCGCCCTGACCGGCGTGAGCGTCCCGGCGCTCGCAGCGAGCCCGCAGCCGGGCGGTGTCCTCCCCGCCAACCCCACCCACGCCTCGTCGAAGGACGCGCAGTCGGGTACGCGAGTCGAGGACGCGCTGCTGTCCATCCGCCAGGCCGAGGCCGGGGGAGTGACCCTGCCCGAGGCCTCGTCCGCGCAGGAGGCGGCTGACGACACCCCGACCACGATCATCGTCCAGTTGGAGGATGGAACAGCCGGTGGCTCCACGCAGGCCACTCGCGACGACGTGAAGGCCCGCATTACCTCCGCGGTCGAGGGAGTCGTCCCCGGTGCGCAGGTCACGACCGTGCGCGAGTACACCAACGCTTTCGTCGGCTTCGCCATCGAGGCGCCCGGCTCCGCTCTCTCCGTGATCCAGAAGGTCGAGGGCGTCAAGACCGCCTTCATCGAGGGCGTCCACAAGCCGATGGAAACCGGTGCCGAGGGGAGCGGTGCGCCCGTCCTCAAGAACGCCTCGTCCCTGGCGATGACGCGCGCGAACGAGGTCGCCCTCAAGGGCGATCGTCAGGTCATCGAAGTCATCGACTCAGGCCTGCAGACCGACCACGACGCCTTCGCCGGCTCGATGGACGGCGTCAACGTGCGCATGAGCCAGGCCGACGTGCAGGCCTTCGCGGGCAAGCTCCCGCACGGCGGAGCCGGCACGTACGTGAACAGCAAGATCCCCTTCGCCTACGACTATGCGGACAATGACGCCGACGTCGTGCCCCATTCCGAGAAGGACCTGTCCCACGGTACGCACGTCACCGCGATCGCGGCCGCCAACGCGGACGTCCTGCAGGGCACCGCACCCCACGCGCAGATCGTCGTCGCCAAGGTCGCCTCGGACGCGGACGGCTCGATGCCTGACAGCGCGCTGCTGGCGGCCCTCGATGACGCGCTCGTCATCAAGCCCGACGTCATCAACCTGTCCCTGGGTGACGACTCCGGCATGAGCAGCGACGCGGGCAGCGTATTCGCCGGCGTGTATGAGAAGCTCGCCGCCGCTGGCATCACCGTCAACGCGGCGGGCGGCAACGCCTTCTCCAACGCCTATGGCAACAACTCCGGCCAGAACAAGCCGTTCGCGACCGACCCCGACACGGGCACGCTCGGCGAACCCGCCTCCTACAAGTCCACCCTGGCCGTCGCCTCCGTCGACAACCAGGAGGCCCTGTCCTACGTGAGCCTGGGCGATCGCAAGATCGCCTACCGCACCGCCCTCGACGGCCAGGGTGCGGCTGTGCGCGGCCTGCGCGACGTTCCTGAGAAGACCTACCGCATCGTCGACGCCGGCGCTGGCGGCACCGGCCAGCTCGAGCAGTACGCGGGCACCGACCTCTCCGGCGTGATCGTCCTCGAGGACAAGGGCGGCACCGACTCCCGCGATGGCTCGGCCATGACCGAGGAACTCAAGGCGCGCAACCTGACGGCCCTTTCGCCGGCTCCTGCAGCCCTCATGGTCGCTGACACGGACGAGGCCGGCACGCCCTACCAGGCGATCATCGGCTCGACGACGTCGATGCCGACGGTGACCATCACCAAGCGTGACGGCGAGGCGATCCGCGAGGCCCTGGCTAGCGCCAACGGAGCCGACGTCACCGTGACTGTCACGCACTCCGGCATCGTGCTGGCCTCGAACAACCCGACGGCCTCGGAGTTTTCGGCGTGGGGCGTGGCCCCCGACCTGACCCTCAAGCCTGAGATCGCTGCCCCCGGCGGCGACATCATGTCGGCCTACCTCGGCAACGAGTATCAGCGCCTGTCGGGCACCTCGATGGCATCCCCGCAGGTCGCGGGCATCAGTGCCCTCGTGCGCCAGCGCCTCGCGAACGATCCTGCCTTCTCTGGAATGAGCGCCGAGCAGAAGAACGCGGTCGTCACCAACCTCCTCATGGGCACCGCCCACCCGCTCGTCGACGTCGAGCTGGGCGACGGCACCTACTACTCGCCGCGCAGGGTCGGCGCGGGCGCCGTCGACGCGCTCGCAGCGACCACCGCGACCGTCTACCCGACCGTGGTGGGCGCCGCCGACCCCTCCCGACCCAAGGCCGACCTCGGCGACGGGACGAAGGGCTGGACCTTCCAGGTGCAGCTGACCAACCTCTCTGATGCCGCCCACACCTACACACTCGGCGGCCAGGCGCTCTCCGAGATGGTCGAGGAGGGCCTCTTCCTCGAGCACTCGCAGAACTGGGCGGGCGCGGGCATCTCGCTGACCTTCTCCGGTGACGGCGTTGCCGAGGCCGGGGACGCCCAGCAGATCACGGTCCCCGCGATGTCGAACGCCACCGTGACCGTCACCGTGACCCCCGAGTCCGAGTTCGCGGCCTTTGCGTCGGAGAACGCCCCGAAGGGCACCTTCATCGACGGCGCCGTGACCTTCACGAGCAAGGATGGGACCCCGAGCCTGACCGTGCCCTACCTGGGCTTCTACGGCTCGTGGGGAGCCCCGAACGTCTTCGACGGCAAGTGGTCGGACAACGAGACGACGCCTGTGCACGTCTACCGTTCCGCGCTGGTGAACTCCCACTCGTCTATCCCGCTGGGAGCGCTGAACCCGCTGTCGGACAAGCAGGACTCGAACCTGGTCACCACGATCAACACGCAGCGCCTTATCACCTCGCGCGCCAAGTGGGCGGGTGCCCCCGACAAGATCGCGCCGATGACCGGCATGCTGCGCTCCGTTCCGTCGATGACTCTCACCTACCGCAACTCCGCGGGCGAGTCCGTGCGTTCCTATACGATCAACCGCGTGCGCAAGTCCCTCTACGACCTCGAGACCGGCTGGACGAAGCCGGGTGAGTTCGCCGGTGAGGAACCCTTCTTCGACGGCTATGACCAGTCCGGCAACGAGCTGGCCGACGGCGCCTACACGCTGACGATTGAGGCCGCGACGGATGGTCCGTCCTCGCGCAAGCACCAGATGAGCTACGAGTTCACGCTGGACACGCAGGCCCCCGTCATCTCCAACCTGGCGGTGAGCGGTGAGGGCGATGCCCGCACGGTGTCCTTCGACGTCACCGACGCCTCGCCCGTGGCCGGCATCGACTTCCACGAGGACGCCGATGGCACGTGGTACTACCGCAAGCTCGTCGAGGACGATGGTGAGATCCTCGCCGATGGCACGCACCGCTACCACTTCGACGTGCCCGTCTCGGAGCTGAAGGCCGCCTGGGCGCAGCAGGGACGCACGGACGAGGCCCCGGTGACCCCGTACCTCTTCGCCTGGGACTGGGGCGTCAACCCCGCCAAGCAGGAGGTGCGCCTCCAGGGTGATCCGACGCCCGCTCCGACCCCGGATCCTGCGCCCGCGCCGGAGCCTTCCCCGGATCCGACCCCGGCACCTGCCCCGCAGGGTGGCCAGTGGGTGAGCGACTCTCTCGGCTGGTGGTACCGCTACGCCGACGGGACCTACCCGGTGAGCCAGACGCTGCAGATCGGCAACTCGATCTACCGCTTTGATTCTCGCGGCTACATGCGTACCGGTTGGGTGAGTGAGGCTGGTTCGTGGTTCTACCACGACGCTTCGGGTGCCCAGGCGAGTGGCTGGGTGAAGGATGGCTCTTCCTGGTACTACCTGGATCCTGCGACGGGTCGGATGGTGACCGGTTGGCTGCTTGATGGTCCGACCTGGTACTACCTGACGCCCGGTAGTGGCGCGATGGCGACCGGATGGGTCAAGGACGGCTCGTCCTGGTACTTCATGCACTCCAGTGGCGCGTTGACGACCGGTTGGCTGAAGGATGGTGGCTTCTGGTACTACCTGAGTACCGACTCGGGTGCGATGTACACGGGTGGGCACTGGATCGGCTGGAAGTGGTACTACTTCGCCGAGAACGGCCAGTGGAACGGCTGA
- a CDS encoding LacI family DNA-binding transcriptional regulator: MTRNGRPPSMADVAELVGVSHQTVSRVVNGKGRVSPRTRERVQAAIEQLGYRPNSVARALVTARSGIIGVVTTTSAHFGPSSMLVALEVAARKAGLFTSVVALDRFRADDVASAFDHFSSLAAEAIVVIAPVDSLAEAVASQGASVPVVAVSGGRTFGRGVSVVHADQRGGARALAEHLMTLGHRDIACVAGPQEWFEARERVAGWREAMVQEGLPMREPLVGSWEARWGYVAGQNLVENGLPDAVMCANDEVAVGLLRAFAEAGVSVPGDVSVAGFDDVPMAAYAGPGLTTVRQDFADLGRCALEAVSHALDGESVDTYVRPTRLVVRGSTGVCPR, from the coding sequence ATGACGCGCAATGGTCGTCCTCCGTCGATGGCGGACGTGGCCGAATTGGTCGGTGTCTCGCATCAGACGGTGTCTCGCGTTGTGAACGGCAAGGGGCGCGTATCGCCTCGGACGCGCGAGCGCGTGCAGGCCGCGATTGAACAGCTGGGATACCGCCCGAACTCGGTGGCCCGTGCCCTGGTGACCGCCCGCTCGGGCATTATCGGCGTCGTGACCACGACCTCGGCCCACTTCGGTCCCTCCTCGATGCTGGTGGCACTGGAGGTTGCCGCCCGCAAAGCGGGGCTCTTCACGTCGGTTGTGGCCCTCGATCGTTTCCGTGCCGACGACGTGGCCAGTGCCTTCGACCACTTCTCCTCCCTGGCCGCCGAGGCGATCGTGGTCATCGCGCCGGTGGATTCCCTCGCCGAGGCCGTGGCATCCCAGGGCGCGTCCGTGCCGGTGGTCGCGGTCTCCGGCGGGCGCACGTTCGGACGCGGAGTGTCGGTCGTTCACGCGGACCAGCGCGGAGGTGCGCGCGCGCTCGCGGAGCACCTGATGACGCTCGGTCATCGTGATATCGCCTGCGTGGCGGGTCCTCAGGAGTGGTTCGAGGCGCGTGAACGCGTGGCCGGGTGGCGCGAGGCGATGGTCCAGGAGGGTCTGCCGATGCGCGAGCCGCTCGTCGGCTCGTGGGAGGCGCGCTGGGGGTACGTTGCAGGACAGAACCTTGTCGAAAATGGCCTGCCTGATGCCGTCATGTGCGCGAACGACGAGGTCGCGGTCGGTCTCCTCCGAGCCTTCGCCGAGGCCGGGGTGAGTGTTCCGGGTGACGTGTCGGTCGCGGGTTTCGACGATGTGCCGATGGCCGCCTACGCGGGGCCGGGGCTGACGACGGTGCGTCAGGATTTCGCGGACCTTGGGCGCTGCGCACTTGAGGCGGTCAGTCACGCGCTCGACGGGGAATCGGTGGACACGTACGTGCGTCCTACACGCCTCGTTGTGCGCGGTTCGACGGGAGTTTGCCCTCGTTAG